A single window of uncultured Pseudodesulfovibrio sp. DNA harbors:
- a CDS encoding AAA family ATPase, giving the protein MIKKIIIDNFMAHEHTEMELGSGLTILTGGNNTGKSAVVEALRCLATNPMPSHNIRHGAKEARVSVELDDGTRVVWVRKKRSSGYELWKPGAEEPEEYWKFGRTPPEDIRAALRLDLVELESGDPVDIHVGNQREPVFLLNKPASNAAAFFAASTESAHLLAMQNLLKRQTTDAKRQVRDLEGQTERIEGVIDRLAPLPDIDLQVSAARELEKTAIDFDKIIPALEAVLERQKKLSDTLLKKTECKTTLDGVLDPPKTHDVRVLDALISSMKTVESRLSYASGNTEALNGLQQPDPLENTGALAVLMQKLDSADRSLRKAEVQTTVFANLEIFPSPESTDDMAAFIDEFISVQYRRSRLSRWENILRKVVEPPSVESTEALDGTLSAMDDLSSRLESANVGLSKLENSLKKLEETVEERIKQLGCCPTCGGDMTTATFIDQGCRHDG; this is encoded by the coding sequence ATGATTAAAAAAATCATAATCGATAACTTTATGGCTCATGAACACACCGAGATGGAACTCGGGAGTGGTCTGACCATCCTGACCGGCGGCAATAACACCGGCAAATCCGCTGTGGTGGAGGCGTTGCGTTGTCTGGCAACCAATCCCATGCCGAGTCATAATATTCGACATGGTGCCAAAGAAGCTCGGGTCAGTGTTGAACTTGACGATGGGACCAGGGTGGTCTGGGTACGTAAGAAACGGTCCTCCGGGTATGAACTCTGGAAGCCCGGTGCGGAAGAGCCTGAAGAGTATTGGAAATTCGGGAGAACTCCACCGGAAGATATCCGTGCTGCCTTGAGATTGGATCTAGTGGAGCTTGAATCCGGCGATCCGGTTGATATTCATGTAGGCAATCAGCGAGAGCCTGTGTTTTTGTTGAACAAACCTGCAAGTAACGCCGCCGCTTTTTTTGCCGCATCCACGGAAAGCGCCCATCTTTTGGCCATGCAGAACTTGTTGAAGCGTCAGACAACAGACGCCAAACGGCAGGTTCGTGATTTGGAGGGGCAAACCGAAAGAATTGAAGGTGTTATAGATCGTTTGGCCCCCTTGCCTGATATTGATTTGCAAGTTTCGGCAGCTCGTGAATTGGAAAAAACCGCAATCGACTTCGACAAAATTATTCCGGCACTGGAAGCAGTACTTGAGAGACAGAAAAAACTGTCTGATACACTCCTGAAAAAAACAGAATGCAAGACGACCTTGGATGGTGTTCTTGATCCTCCGAAAACTCATGATGTCAGAGTGTTGGACGCATTGATCTCATCAATGAAGACTGTTGAAAGTCGACTTTCATACGCGTCAGGCAACACTGAGGCTTTGAACGGACTGCAACAGCCTGATCCTCTTGAAAATACGGGCGCACTCGCTGTGCTGATGCAAAAACTGGATTCGGCGGACCGAAGTTTGCGGAAGGCTGAAGTTCAGACAACGGTTTTTGCAAATCTTGAAATCTTTCCCTCTCCCGAATCGACAGATGATATGGCTGCTTTTATTGATGAATTTATATCTGTTCAATATCGACGTTCTCGTTTATCGCGCTGGGAAAACATCTTGCGGAAGGTTGTGGAGCCGCCTTCTGTCGAGTCAACAGAAGCATTGGATGGTACCTTGTCCGCCATGGATGATCTGTCATCAAGACTCGAATCGGCCAATGTGGGGCTATCCAAGTTGGAGAACAGCTTGAAGAAGCTTGAAGAGACCGTGGAAGAACGTATAAAACAGCTTGGCTGCTGCCCAACTTGTGGTGGTGATATGACAACTGCAACATTCATTGATCAAGGGTGTCGTCATGACGGTTGA
- the mutM gene encoding bifunctional DNA-formamidopyrimidine glycosylase/DNA-(apurinic or apyrimidinic site) lyase: MPELPEVEVIARGLNDTLTERTIVSVEIPGLTRLSDAAEIIVPGVLKQKVRRVYRRAKVLLVELTNDSTLVFHLKMTGRVVHSDHRDIHKHDRIVFILDDGSWLIFSDMRKFGYVKLFTAQQLENWEFLRKVGPEPLEVTPAELAERIAERKTAIKGLLLNQSVVAGVGNIYADESLFRSGIHPETKGHRVSHAKALKLFSELQAVLKLAIRENGSSISDYVNAHGDAGAFQNSFNVYGKKGQKCARCDTLLQAVKVAGRTSTFCPYCQPKQ, from the coding sequence ATGCCTGAATTGCCTGAAGTTGAAGTTATCGCCCGTGGGTTGAACGACACCCTGACGGAGCGAACTATTGTGTCCGTGGAAATTCCAGGCCTGACCCGTTTGAGTGATGCTGCGGAAATTATTGTGCCGGGAGTTCTGAAACAGAAGGTTCGTCGGGTCTATCGTCGAGCCAAGGTTTTACTCGTTGAACTGACGAATGACAGCACACTCGTATTTCATCTTAAAATGACGGGGCGGGTGGTCCATAGCGATCATCGTGATATTCATAAACATGACCGGATAGTTTTTATCCTTGATGACGGTTCTTGGCTGATCTTTTCTGACATGCGCAAGTTTGGCTACGTCAAGTTATTCACAGCACAACAGCTTGAGAATTGGGAGTTTTTGCGAAAAGTCGGACCTGAACCGCTTGAGGTTACTCCCGCTGAACTGGCTGAACGAATCGCCGAAAGAAAGACAGCGATAAAAGGGCTGCTGCTCAATCAGTCGGTGGTGGCCGGTGTGGGGAATATTTATGCAGATGAATCCCTGTTTCGGTCGGGAATTCATCCTGAAACAAAAGGCCATCGAGTGAGTCATGCCAAGGCTTTGAAATTGTTTTCAGAATTACAGGCGGTTCTCAAGCTGGCTATTCGCGAAAATGGCAGCTCCATTTCGGATTATGTCAATGCCCACGGGGATGCCGGGGCTTTTCAAAACAGCTTCAATGTGTACGGCAAGAAAGGCCAGAAATGTGCTCGGTGCGACACCTTGTTGCAGGCTGTGAAGGTCGCAGGCCGGACGTCTACTTTTTGTCCGTATTGTCAGCCAAAGCAATAA
- a CDS encoding ChaN family lipoprotein, with product MQYILNGARKCNVTLFVLLSLLLSMGACVKKAIEPLPVEPLRVTFLPQKGEFISKYGDQVLFEEIIAMADSYEYVLVGEGHRNTWDHKVQQRILAGLSESGEGLSLGLEMVAVDMQQVLDDFGKGQVELEDLAEELQWSTKWGYPFPLFRRHFELAQRNSVPVAGLNVPTFVTKKISKEGLEALSDEEQAFLPKVIVPPTSDQRAVLDEIFRQHESKDAEDEVQRERFHLIQSIWDSKMAEEAVRVRHQYDWPVLIVAGAGHVEQAWGIAMRIRRFDPGARVLSIMPWRGDEFDADAGDVFFYSPDSYQSKMGALLTAVGTGGLLVESVQRESRAAKAGLRPGDLLVEASDVPLEHLFSLHIAGFKVHEAGEELVFTVRRGDDLFTANVGKLGSPKSSKKNMKIESDESGDK from the coding sequence ATGCAATATATTTTGAATGGAGCACGGAAATGCAACGTGACGTTATTTGTGTTGCTGAGTCTGCTTTTGTCCATGGGGGCGTGTGTGAAAAAAGCTATTGAACCTTTGCCTGTGGAGCCTCTTCGGGTGACTTTTCTCCCGCAGAAAGGAGAATTTATCTCCAAATATGGTGATCAGGTGCTTTTTGAAGAGATCATAGCAATGGCAGATAGTTATGAGTATGTTCTTGTTGGGGAGGGGCATCGAAACACATGGGACCACAAGGTTCAACAACGTATTTTGGCAGGACTTTCCGAGTCTGGTGAAGGCCTTTCACTTGGGTTGGAAATGGTGGCCGTGGACATGCAGCAAGTGCTCGATGATTTTGGAAAAGGGCAGGTTGAATTGGAGGACCTGGCCGAAGAACTGCAATGGTCAACAAAATGGGGATACCCATTTCCTTTATTCCGTAGGCATTTTGAACTTGCTCAGCGCAACAGTGTGCCTGTGGCGGGGTTGAATGTTCCCACTTTTGTGACCAAAAAAATATCCAAAGAGGGCCTTGAAGCGCTTTCCGACGAAGAACAGGCCTTTTTACCCAAGGTCATCGTGCCGCCGACCAGTGACCAACGGGCTGTGCTTGATGAAATTTTTAGGCAGCATGAATCCAAGGATGCTGAGGACGAAGTGCAACGGGAACGATTCCATCTGATTCAGTCCATCTGGGATTCCAAGATGGCCGAAGAGGCTGTCAGGGTGCGTCATCAGTATGATTGGCCCGTGCTGATCGTTGCTGGGGCCGGGCATGTTGAACAGGCATGGGGCATTGCCATGCGTATCAGACGGTTTGATCCGGGCGCACGTGTTTTGTCCATCATGCCGTGGCGTGGTGATGAATTCGATGCCGATGCGGGTGATGTTTTCTTCTATTCGCCAGATAGTTACCAGTCGAAGATGGGGGCATTACTAACGGCCGTTGGAACGGGCGGCCTTCTTGTCGAGTCTGTCCAGCGAGAGTCACGCGCGGCCAAGGCCGGTCTGCGTCCCGGCGATTTGCTTGTAGAGGCCTCAGATGTTCCCTTGGAACATTTGTTTAGCCTGCATATTGCGGGGTTCAAGGTTCATGAAGCCGGAGAAGAGCTTGTATTTACTGTTCGGCGCGGTGATGACTTGTTTACCGCTAATGTGGGGAAGCTTGGTTCTCCCAAGTCTTCGAAGAAAAACATGAAAATCGAATCAGATGAAAGTGGAGATAAATAA
- a CDS encoding methyltransferase: MAGIDTEAILKRRELFPRGLVQPEGGYRFSLDSLLLSCFAHAGRRHTGVDLGCGCGVIGIGMLLRHPGMTIVGVELNPESIGAAEENRIDLHLIDKFTLQQGDVAEWRPDSVVDFVVANPPYRELGKGKTSKGAGRETARFEAQGTFKAFARCAAVALKTRGKFFFVHLPERLPELMVDLAEVGLVPKRMRLVHSREGDNAKMVLMETMKAGGQGLMVEPPLILHEGKGRATRMTPEAVEFCPYLACNTGMMPHG; encoded by the coding sequence ATGGCTGGTATTGATACGGAAGCCATACTCAAGAGGCGCGAATTATTCCCGCGTGGACTCGTGCAGCCGGAAGGTGGATATCGGTTTTCATTGGACTCCCTGCTCTTGAGTTGTTTTGCCCACGCAGGCCGCCGGCATACAGGTGTTGATCTCGGCTGCGGGTGCGGGGTTATTGGTATTGGAATGCTCCTTCGTCACCCCGGAATGACAATTGTTGGTGTTGAGTTAAATCCAGAAAGCATAGGTGCTGCCGAGGAAAATCGTATCGACCTCCACCTTATCGATAAGTTTACGCTGCAGCAGGGTGACGTGGCTGAATGGCGACCTGATTCAGTAGTGGATTTTGTCGTAGCTAATCCGCCGTATCGAGAATTAGGAAAGGGAAAAACGAGCAAAGGGGCTGGGCGTGAAACTGCTCGTTTCGAGGCACAAGGAACCTTCAAGGCTTTTGCCCGATGTGCTGCCGTGGCACTGAAGACGCGAGGTAAATTTTTCTTTGTTCATCTGCCGGAACGACTGCCGGAACTGATGGTTGATCTGGCCGAAGTCGGCCTTGTCCCCAAGCGAATGCGATTGGTTCATAGCCGTGAGGGTGACAACGCAAAGATGGTTCTTATGGAAACAATGAAAGCAGGCGGACAAGGACTCATGGTTGAACCTCCATTGATTCTTCATGAGGGGAAAGGGCGTGCGACTCGTATGACACCTGAAGCTGTGGAATTTTGTCCGTATCTGGCCTGCAATACCGGAATGATGCCTCATGGCTGA
- a CDS encoding metallophosphoesterase yields the protein MTVDHIHGNGLFFIADPHLADHPPGQRLDGYLDQIMNKVEACLDQAEALGMVPVLLGDLFHWPRDNSNKMLVELIRIFGARTGDSAVWALVGNHDKYQSRFTEDVTLAVLEAAGVIRLMKESSPQFILETDDEQVLVCASPDGTPLPKKYDRQPDDPDTVIWLTHHNIQFPEFIDRAYTIKELPGIDWLVNGHIHRPQITITKGQTTWANPGNITRLTFTRRSMEREPAAAIWTPGCDDLEKWVVPFEPFDKVFPDQELPTEEHEDEGESNFINGLERLAWQRTHEGTGLKQFLEENLSTQTPEGKLIWELYEEVIHSD from the coding sequence ATGACGGTTGACCATATCCACGGCAATGGTCTGTTCTTCATCGCAGATCCCCATTTGGCGGACCATCCGCCGGGTCAGAGGCTTGATGGTTATCTCGATCAGATCATGAACAAGGTTGAGGCCTGTCTCGACCAGGCTGAGGCTCTCGGCATGGTTCCGGTCCTTTTGGGGGACCTCTTCCACTGGCCTCGTGACAACTCCAACAAGATGCTTGTGGAGTTGATACGGATTTTTGGGGCAAGAACCGGTGATTCAGCGGTCTGGGCATTGGTCGGAAATCATGACAAATACCAGTCCCGTTTTACTGAGGATGTCACTCTTGCGGTCTTGGAGGCCGCCGGAGTGATCCGGCTGATGAAAGAAAGCAGTCCGCAATTTATTCTTGAGACCGACGATGAACAGGTTTTGGTTTGTGCTAGCCCGGACGGTACCCCGCTTCCCAAGAAATATGATCGTCAACCAGATGACCCTGATACGGTCATCTGGTTGACGCATCATAATATTCAATTCCCGGAATTTATTGATCGCGCCTATACGATCAAGGAACTTCCCGGCATTGACTGGTTGGTGAACGGGCATATCCATCGCCCACAGATAACCATCACCAAGGGGCAGACCACATGGGCCAACCCCGGCAATATAACGCGGCTGACATTTACTCGCCGTTCCATGGAACGGGAGCCTGCCGCTGCCATCTGGACACCCGGTTGCGATGATCTGGAGAAATGGGTGGTGCCATTCGAGCCGTTCGACAAGGTGTTTCCGGATCAGGAACTGCCTACCGAAGAACATGAAGACGAGGGTGAATCCAATTTTATCAACGGATTGGAACGGCTCGCGTGGCAGCGGACACATGAGGGCACCGGTCTGAAACAATTTCTTGAAGAAAATCTGAGTACACAGACCCCGGAGGGCAAGCTCATCTGGGAACTTTACGAGGAGGTTATACACAGTGATTAA
- a CDS encoding DUF429 domain-containing protein, with protein MLVEEYICMMKYVGVDGCKGGWFAVWVTNGGWSFALYDEFVALWDKHKDAEAVLVDIPIGLPETGTRKADVLTRERLGKRKSSVFNTPVRKAVYAGSKREAKLISQKLSGKSLSEQSLGIVKKIYEVDEFLQGNVEARHRVYESHPELCFSQLFGGPMPFPKRDVLGVVDRFVLLEKKVCDLRSLIEAIRLKYRASQVAGDDILDACVLAVTAWKGGGRLRSIPDFPEIDATGLPMAIWHGDFQDRI; from the coding sequence ATGTTGGTGGAAGAGTATATATGCATGATGAAATACGTAGGCGTAGACGGGTGCAAGGGCGGGTGGTTTGCTGTTTGGGTCACTAACGGGGGGTGGTCTTTTGCTCTGTATGATGAATTTGTTGCGCTGTGGGACAAGCATAAGGACGCTGAAGCCGTGTTGGTGGATATCCCTATTGGACTTCCTGAAACAGGAACGAGAAAGGCCGATGTTTTGACTCGAGAGAGGTTGGGAAAACGTAAGAGCAGTGTCTTTAATACTCCGGTTCGCAAGGCTGTTTATGCCGGATCAAAACGTGAAGCTAAATTGATAAGTCAGAAACTTTCCGGTAAGTCGTTATCCGAACAATCCTTGGGTATTGTGAAAAAGATATATGAAGTAGATGAGTTTTTGCAAGGAAATGTCGAAGCCCGCCACAGAGTTTATGAATCACACCCTGAATTGTGTTTTTCGCAATTGTTTGGGGGGCCGATGCCTTTCCCGAAGAGAGATGTTTTAGGGGTGGTGGATCGGTTTGTCCTTTTGGAAAAAAAGGTGTGTGATCTTCGTTCGCTTATTGAAGCTATCCGGTTGAAATATAGAGCAAGTCAAGTCGCTGGCGATGATATTCTTGACGCCTGCGTGCTGGCTGTTACGGCGTGGAAAGGGGGCGGACGGCTGCGGTCGATACCTGATTTTCCTGAAATTGATGCAACCGGGCTGCCAATGGCAATTTGGCATGGGGATTTTCAAGACCGAATTTGA
- the murJ gene encoding murein biosynthesis integral membrane protein MurJ, producing MNKHAKTIAKNAAVVAGATLVSRILGFVRDIIVAFALGAGLFADAFFVAFRIPNLLRRLFGEGSLTMAFIPVYSRTLEEEGEEAAQAMARSAMIWLVGILVAITVLVEILARPLTMAIAPGFIDNAEQFQVTIDLVRICFPYVIFICGVALCMGILNSRGHFLAPALAPVALNVALIGSALFGYFMGYNVAYCMAYGVLIGGAAQWFLQQPFLKKAGFSWRGPWAWRNKGVARMGLLMLPTVFGAAVYQLNILLGTLLASFLPVGSVSYLYYADRLVQFPLGVFGIAVSTAALPSLAKLAARNEMEEYDKALSVSLGLTLFIALPAAAGLIGLAEPVIVLLFERGAFTSEAVAATSQALVAYSVGLPFIALSRPLVAGFYALEDTKTPVKIAVACLIANVGLGVWLMQSMAHVGLALAVSLSSLLNFVLLHVLLTRKRGTRLLPAGSAAKTAVLSILIGWGAYLTGTWTPWCLLLIPLWVVVYIGMAFLLRLNEARLFADMFKARIRRGKKPKGA from the coding sequence GTGAATAAACACGCCAAAACAATAGCGAAAAATGCGGCTGTCGTGGCAGGGGCCACGCTGGTGTCTCGCATATTGGGATTTGTTCGGGATATCATCGTCGCCTTTGCGTTGGGTGCCGGGCTTTTTGCCGATGCCTTTTTTGTGGCTTTCCGTATTCCGAATCTTTTGCGGCGGCTTTTTGGCGAAGGCTCGCTGACCATGGCCTTTATTCCGGTCTATTCGCGGACTCTTGAGGAAGAGGGAGAAGAAGCGGCTCAGGCCATGGCACGGTCCGCCATGATTTGGCTGGTCGGAATTCTTGTCGCTATCACAGTGCTTGTGGAGATATTGGCTCGGCCTTTGACCATGGCCATTGCTCCCGGTTTTATCGATAATGCCGAACAGTTTCAGGTGACCATAGATCTTGTTCGCATTTGCTTTCCGTATGTCATTTTTATTTGCGGCGTGGCGTTGTGCATGGGCATTCTCAACTCGCGAGGTCATTTCCTTGCTCCGGCACTGGCCCCCGTGGCCCTGAACGTGGCATTGATAGGCTCTGCGTTGTTCGGATATTTCATGGGGTACAACGTGGCCTATTGCATGGCTTACGGCGTGTTGATCGGCGGAGCGGCTCAATGGTTTTTGCAACAACCCTTTTTGAAGAAGGCCGGTTTTTCATGGCGTGGTCCATGGGCGTGGCGCAACAAGGGCGTGGCGCGTATGGGATTGCTCATGCTTCCTACCGTGTTCGGAGCCGCTGTTTATCAGTTGAATATTTTGCTCGGGACACTCCTTGCTTCATTTTTGCCAGTGGGGTCTGTGTCCTATCTGTACTATGCCGATAGGTTGGTTCAGTTCCCCCTAGGGGTGTTTGGGATAGCTGTCAGCACTGCGGCCTTGCCAAGCCTTGCGAAGTTGGCTGCGCGTAATGAGATGGAAGAATACGACAAGGCCTTGTCCGTTTCACTTGGATTGACACTTTTTATTGCTTTGCCCGCTGCCGCAGGCCTTATCGGGTTGGCGGAGCCGGTTATCGTCCTGCTTTTTGAGCGCGGAGCCTTTACTTCGGAAGCGGTCGCGGCAACATCACAGGCCCTTGTCGCCTATTCTGTCGGGTTGCCGTTTATTGCCCTGTCCCGTCCGCTGGTTGCTGGATTCTATGCCTTGGAGGACACGAAAACACCGGTAAAGATTGCTGTGGCCTGTCTGATAGCCAATGTCGGGCTGGGTGTCTGGCTTATGCAGTCCATGGCCCATGTCGGATTGGCTTTGGCCGTGAGTCTGTCATCACTTCTGAATTTTGTGTTGTTGCATGTTCTCTTGACGCGCAAGCGGGGAACACGCCTTTTGCCTGCCGGTTCAGCAGCAAAAACAGCGGTGCTGTCAATATTAATTGGGTGGGGAGCCTATTTAACCGGAACATGGACTCCTTGGTGTTTGTTACTCATTCCCTTGTGGGTCGTAGTGTATATTGGGATGGCCTTTCTTTTGAGGTTGAATGAGGCTCGTCTTTTTGCAGATATGTTCAAGGCGCGAATCCGGCGCGGTAAAAAACCGAAGGGGGCATAA
- a CDS encoding C-GCAxxG-C-C family (seleno)protein, which produces MADILEKRVEKLFSGDQFLCAETVLKLIAEAGGKNSKEAVAMATGFCSGMGRTCGPCGAVTGAVMGFGLYAGRQEPGADLDPVYVMVQEFRDIFVEKYNSINCFDLIECDFSTQEGQERYKRLDLHSKCVEMVVFAIKTSLLILREHGYLVGSEDFMASQLAPCGLMCGKCVAYAGGPVQELSAALKEHLGANFGEYAKRFESTNAVFQHCHQFAELLDYFASGYCSGCRESGCLFKACVVPACAREHDVTYCFECKEFPCEEHGMPDRLAQIWRMNNERMREYGIEEYFRISNDKPRYP; this is translated from the coding sequence ATGGCTGATATTCTTGAGAAACGCGTGGAAAAATTGTTCTCGGGCGATCAGTTTTTGTGCGCCGAGACTGTGTTGAAGCTTATTGCAGAAGCTGGTGGTAAGAATTCGAAAGAGGCCGTAGCGATGGCTACCGGTTTTTGTAGCGGCATGGGGCGCACTTGTGGGCCGTGTGGCGCAGTGACCGGCGCTGTCATGGGATTCGGTTTGTATGCAGGTCGACAGGAGCCGGGGGCGGATTTGGACCCGGTGTATGTTATGGTTCAGGAATTTCGGGACATCTTCGTTGAAAAATACAACAGTATCAATTGTTTTGACTTGATTGAATGTGATTTTTCCACTCAGGAAGGACAGGAACGATACAAGCGTCTGGACCTGCATTCAAAGTGTGTTGAAATGGTTGTCTTTGCAATCAAAACCTCTCTTCTCATTCTGCGGGAGCACGGTTATCTTGTTGGATCGGAAGATTTTATGGCATCACAGTTGGCCCCATGCGGATTGATGTGTGGAAAATGCGTAGCGTATGCAGGTGGCCCTGTTCAAGAGTTGAGTGCCGCGTTGAAAGAGCATCTTGGTGCCAATTTCGGAGAATACGCCAAACGGTTTGAATCGACCAATGCTGTTTTTCAGCATTGTCATCAATTTGCTGAACTGTTGGACTATTTTGCTTCCGGTTATTGTTCTGGTTGTCGTGAATCAGGCTGTTTGTTCAAGGCGTGCGTTGTCCCTGCGTGTGCACGAGAGCATGACGTTACATACTGTTTTGAGTGTAAAGAATTCCCGTGTGAAGAACACGGAATGCCTGATAGGCTAGCGCAGATATGGCGCATGAATAATGAGAGGATGCGAGAATATGGTATTGAAGAATATTTCAGAATTAGTAACGATAAGCCGAGATATCCTTAG